The following proteins come from a genomic window of Lycium ferocissimum isolate CSIRO_LF1 chromosome 4, AGI_CSIRO_Lferr_CH_V1, whole genome shotgun sequence:
- the LOC132052319 gene encoding calcium-binding allergen Ole e 8-like has product MANEGTKPSAYLKDMEEVKKVFARFDANGDGMISGDELSGVLKALGSDTSPEEVARMMSEIDTDKDGCINLEEFADFCKNDDSVDGGAKELKEAFDLYDQDHNGRISATELHQILNRLGQNCTIQDCTRMITSVDADGDGYVCFEEFKKMMSNK; this is encoded by the exons ATGGCTAACGAAGGTACCAAGCCCTCAGCATACCTTAAAGACATGGAAGAAGTGAAAAAAGTATTCGCTCGCTTCGACGCCAACGGCGACGGCATGATCTCCGGTGACGAACTTTCAGGCGTGCTCAAAGCCCTAG GATCCGACACTTCACCGGAAGAAGTTGCACGTATGATGTCCGAAATCGATACCGACAAGGACGGTTGCATTAACCTAGAAGAATTTGCTGATTTTTGCAAAAACGACGATTCTGTTGACGGTGGTGCTAAGGAGCTTAAGGAAGCGTTTGATCTTTATGATCAGGATCATAACGGAAGAATTTCTGCAACGGAGCTTCATCAGATCCTTAACCGTTTGGGACAGAATTGTACGATTCAGGATTGTACTAGAATGATCACGTCCGTTGATGCTGACGGTGATGGTTATGTTTGTTTTGAGGAGTTTAAGAAGATGATGAGTAATAAATga